One segment of Xanthomonas oryzae pv. oryzae DNA contains the following:
- the folK gene encoding 2-amino-4-hydroxy-6-hydroxymethyldihydropteridine diphosphokinase, translated as MQTAFVGLGANLGPAEASVRAAIAALGAVPQTTLIAASCLYRTPAWGRADQPDFINAVAQLRTGLAPLPLLEALLGIEQAFGRERRAGERWGPRTLDLDLLLYAEQVIDLPQLQVPHPHLHARAFALLPLSELAPQAIIPGHGTVRHALQAIDTCGLEPIG; from the coding sequence ATGCAGACCGCCTTTGTCGGCCTGGGTGCCAACCTGGGCCCGGCCGAGGCCAGCGTGCGCGCGGCCATCGCCGCGCTGGGCGCTGTGCCGCAGACCACGCTGATCGCAGCGTCGTGTCTGTACCGTACGCCGGCCTGGGGCCGCGCAGACCAGCCGGATTTCATCAATGCCGTGGCGCAGCTGCGCACCGGCCTCGCGCCGCTGCCGCTGCTGGAAGCCTTGCTCGGCATCGAACAGGCGTTCGGCCGCGAGCGTCGCGCCGGCGAGCGCTGGGGCCCGCGCACGCTGGATCTGGACCTGCTGTTGTACGCCGAACAGGTGATCGATCTGCCGCAGTTGCAGGTTCCGCATCCGCATCTGCACGCGCGTGCCTTCGCACTGCTGCCGCTGTCCGAGCTGGCGCCGCAGGCGATCATTCCGGGCCATGGAACAGTGCGGCACGCCCTGCAAGCCATCGATACCTGCGGGCTGGAGCCGATTGGGTAG